One genomic region from Deltaproteobacteria bacterium encodes:
- a CDS encoding DUF4105 domain-containing protein gives MTQGELKKFVLRGIAHLFGGLCLLISVAGLGATEELPSPADFNQVDYYLLTVGRGPRPEALFGHTILRVVDNQSHWDLSFNWGIFDFADPAFPWKFYRGDLNYALAIAETQPLIDHYRRVEKRSIIQERLVLTVNQKRALYQRLLDNAKPENLFYQYHQFLDNCATRPRDHLNAVLGGVLRQFFTARISTVTRRQYIQDAARPSWWVYLGLDMSSNDFLDATISNWDEMFLPIRLRELLFLVPAIADDGTLSKDRKLLEGAELIVDMPEPRADGNPYFVVTMALGGILVATLLALGRLSSEATAATLLGGASLVYGLWSAIWGTVLTSNWVLSDYVMLKHNAALWLVWPIDWIFVVFGIVLLVKRSRPDRWQRLARGVVFLSSLHLTALAVILVLSQSGLVKQTMQSVLASTGLCGLVYYGTMIRQATRRES, from the coding sequence ATGACGCAAGGTGAGCTCAAAAAATTTGTCCTACGAGGGATCGCCCATCTCTTTGGGGGCCTATGTCTGTTGATCAGCGTTGCGGGATTAGGCGCCACCGAGGAGCTTCCGTCTCCCGCAGATTTTAACCAGGTTGATTATTATCTCCTGACTGTGGGTCGCGGCCCCCGTCCCGAGGCCCTGTTTGGACACACGATCCTGCGTGTGGTCGATAACCAGTCGCATTGGGATCTGAGTTTTAATTGGGGCATCTTCGATTTTGCTGATCCAGCATTTCCGTGGAAATTCTATCGTGGAGACCTTAATTACGCCCTGGCCATTGCCGAGACGCAGCCGCTGATTGATCACTATAGGCGCGTCGAGAAGCGGAGTATCATCCAAGAGCGTTTAGTGCTCACGGTTAATCAAAAGCGAGCCCTATATCAACGCTTGCTGGATAACGCTAAACCAGAAAATCTTTTTTACCAATATCATCAATTTCTTGACAACTGTGCCACGCGCCCACGAGATCACCTCAACGCTGTGCTTGGTGGCGTCCTCAGGCAGTTTTTTACTGCGAGAATATCCACAGTTACAAGGCGCCAGTATATTCAAGATGCAGCGCGACCCAGCTGGTGGGTGTATCTGGGCCTCGACATGAGCAGCAATGACTTTCTCGATGCCACCATCAGTAATTGGGACGAGATGTTTTTGCCCATAAGATTACGTGAGCTACTGTTTTTAGTCCCAGCGATCGCTGATGACGGCACTCTGTCCAAAGACCGGAAATTACTCGAAGGGGCAGAACTCATTGTCGATATGCCAGAGCCTCGCGCGGATGGTAATCCTTACTTCGTCGTGACCATGGCTTTAGGCGGTATTTTGGTGGCGACGCTTTTAGCATTGGGCCGTCTCTCCAGCGAAGCGACGGCGGCCACTTTACTCGGCGGTGCCAGCTTGGTTTACGGACTCTGGTCAGCCATCTGGGGCACGGTCCTGACCAGTAACTGGGTGCTGTCGGATTATGTGATGCTAAAACATAACGCCGCTCTGTGGCTGGTGTGGCCGATTGATTGGATCTTCGTCGTATTCGGTATTGTCCTACTCGTCAAAAGGTCGCGGCCTGACCGCTGGCAGCGCCTGGCAAGAGGGGTTGTATTTTTGTCCTCGCTGCATCTGACGGCTCTCGCGGTGATTTTGGTTTTGAGTCAATCCGGTTTGGTTAAGCAGACGATGCAGTCCGTTCTGGCATCGACGGGACTTTGTGGATTGGTTTACTATGGCACTATGATCCGCCAAGCAACGCGACGGGAGTCCTGA
- a CDS encoding glutamate--tRNA ligase, giving the protein MSFDRVRVRIAPSPTGDPHVGTAYVALFNYVFARKHGGEFIIRIEDTDQSRYRASSEDMILRSLKWLGLSWDEGPDVGGKYGPYRQSERREIHAAHAMQLVERGLAYRCFCTAERLDKVRQEQKERGQTTGYDRHCRDLSPAEGEHRAAAGEPCVVRLKMPRSGVTKFDDALRGTVEIDNQRLDDQVLLKSDGYPTYHLANVVDDHLMKISHVMRAEEWISSTPKHVLLYEAFGWEKPVFCHLPLLRNPDHSKISKRKNPTSLRYYERAGVLPEALLNYLGLMGWSYGDNVEIFSVEQMTSRFDLKGIHLGGPIFDQTKLNWLNNQYLQKLSDDRFVALIRDQVFAPEVLKALRPYVVERMDRLEQFVDKNSFFFNGALPYEGVPLVPQGKTAADIAGMVSELVEKLDDLYDWDFEHIKACLDTHREALGWKPKDYFMTVRLVTTGRKDSPPLVESMVIIGREMVRFRLRNALEFLRKL; this is encoded by the coding sequence ATGAGCTTTGACCGAGTCCGCGTGCGTATAGCCCCGTCGCCTACCGGTGACCCGCATGTGGGGACGGCCTATGTAGCTCTGTTTAATTATGTTTTTGCCCGCAAGCATGGCGGCGAGTTCATCATCCGTATCGAGGATACGGACCAGTCGCGCTACCGGGCCTCCAGTGAGGACATGATCCTGCGCAGCCTCAAGTGGCTAGGTCTGAGCTGGGATGAAGGGCCAGATGTCGGGGGCAAATATGGCCCTTATCGCCAGTCAGAGCGGCGTGAGATCCATGCGGCTCATGCCATGCAACTCGTTGAGCGGGGCCTTGCTTACCGCTGCTTCTGCACGGCGGAGCGTCTCGATAAGGTGCGCCAGGAGCAGAAGGAAAGAGGCCAGACCACTGGCTACGACCGACACTGCCGCGACCTGAGTCCGGCCGAGGGTGAGCATCGTGCGGCCGCGGGCGAGCCCTGCGTCGTGCGCCTGAAGATGCCGCGGAGCGGCGTGACTAAGTTTGATGACGCTCTGCGTGGCACGGTAGAGATCGACAACCAGCGCCTTGATGATCAGGTGCTCCTGAAGTCGGACGGCTACCCGACCTATCACTTGGCTAATGTCGTCGACGATCACTTGATGAAGATCAGCCATGTCATGCGCGCTGAGGAGTGGATCTCGTCCACGCCTAAACACGTGTTGCTGTACGAGGCGTTTGGCTGGGAGAAGCCGGTGTTCTGTCACCTGCCGCTGCTGCGTAACCCGGACCATTCCAAAATATCCAAGCGCAAGAATCCCACGTCGCTGCGCTACTACGAGCGCGCCGGTGTGTTGCCCGAGGCTTTGCTCAATTACTTGGGTCTCATGGGCTGGAGCTACGGCGACAATGTCGAAATCTTCAGCGTCGAACAGATGACCAGTCGTTTTGACCTAAAAGGTATCCACCTCGGTGGACCGATCTTTGATCAGACCAAGCTCAACTGGCTCAATAATCAGTATCTGCAGAAACTGTCGGACGACCGATTTGTCGCGCTGATCCGTGATCAAGTGTTTGCTCCGGAAGTGCTGAAGGCACTGCGCCCCTACGTGGTCGAGCGCATGGACCGGCTGGAGCAGTTCGTTGATAAGAATAGCTTCTTCTTCAACGGAGCACTGCCTTACGAGGGGGTGCCACTAGTACCGCAAGGTAAGACCGCTGCCGACATCGCTGGCATGGTCAGCGAGCTCGTCGAAAAATTGGACGACCTCTACGACTGGGACTTTGAGCACATCAAAGCTTGCCTCGATACTCACCGCGAGGCCCTGGGGTGGAAGCCTAAGGATTACTTTATGACCGTGCGTCTCGTCACTACGGGCCGCAAGGATTCACCACCGCTAGTAGAATCGATGGTCATCATCGGTCGTGAGATGGTGCGGTTTAGGTTGAGGAATGCTTTGGAATTTTTGCGGAAGCTCTAA
- a CDS encoding class I SAM-dependent methyltransferase — MMFRSFLVTLFDATYTLNKSNILSFCQTDPKAKILDLGCDDGIWTEAIARKIGTSEVHGIEIVPERAAAARERGISVVEHDLNYPLPYADGSFDMIHANQVIEHVGSIDTFTAEIFRCLRPGGYVVISTENASSWHNIGATILGWQMFSLTNLSVKRLGVGNPLAVHRHDTGHLGSWTHKTIFSYRGLIEFLGCHQFRHVQIRGSGYYPLAAKFGLLDPRHAHFITAYAQK; from the coding sequence ATGATGTTCCGATCGTTTTTAGTGACACTTTTTGACGCAACCTACACGCTAAACAAATCGAACATACTCTCGTTCTGTCAAACCGACCCAAAGGCCAAGATCCTGGATCTTGGTTGTGACGATGGCATTTGGACCGAGGCCATAGCGCGAAAGATAGGAACTAGCGAGGTCCACGGTATTGAAATCGTGCCAGAGCGCGCTGCCGCCGCACGCGAGCGCGGCATCTCCGTTGTAGAGCACGATCTTAATTACCCCCTCCCCTATGCAGATGGATCCTTCGACATGATCCATGCCAACCAAGTGATTGAGCATGTGGGATCCATCGACACTTTCACCGCTGAGATTTTTCGCTGCCTGAGACCCGGGGGGTACGTCGTCATCTCCACCGAGAATGCGAGCAGTTGGCACAACATCGGGGCGACCATCTTGGGCTGGCAAATGTTTTCCCTAACGAACCTGTCGGTAAAGCGGCTCGGCGTCGGCAATCCCCTCGCAGTGCACCGCCACGATACCGGTCACCTGGGCTCATGGACCCATAAAACCATCTTTAGTTACCGAGGACTCATCGAATTTTTAGGCTGCCACCAGTTCCGTCATGTCCAGATCCGCGGGTCTGGTTATTACCCACTAGCCGCGAAGTTTGGACTGCTGGATCCGCGCCATGCTCACTTTATCACCGCCTACGCCCAAAAGTGA
- a CDS encoding class I SAM-dependent methyltransferase: MKNLINEGSESELHGGQLYAVHRFVDRNDLEGMSVLDIGCGFGWFEHAALRLGIKKICALDVSDQDLAAVRKHITDQRVEFKVGSGIKLPYPDQTFDTVVSWEVLEHIPKGTEPEFFREIKRVIKPNGKIYLSTPHNSLLVNLLDPAYSLIGHRHYSLPQIAGLAANAGLHVETMTVKGGIFESLFILNLYIAKWIFRRRPFFEAWFHRVSDRRYMEQGAGTFQIFVKLASTLRRQAEAPAA; this comes from the coding sequence ATGAAAAACCTAATTAATGAAGGTTCTGAAAGTGAACTCCACGGTGGACAGTTATACGCCGTGCATCGGTTCGTGGACCGCAATGATCTAGAGGGCATGTCAGTCCTGGATATCGGCTGTGGCTTTGGCTGGTTTGAGCACGCTGCTTTGCGCCTTGGCATCAAAAAGATTTGTGCCCTCGATGTGTCGGATCAGGATTTGGCGGCCGTAAGGAAGCACATCACTGACCAACGTGTAGAGTTTAAAGTCGGCAGCGGTATCAAATTACCGTATCCCGACCAGACCTTTGATACCGTAGTCTCTTGGGAGGTGCTGGAGCATATCCCCAAAGGCACAGAACCCGAATTTTTTAGAGAGATTAAGCGGGTCATCAAACCTAACGGAAAAATTTACCTATCGACGCCTCACAACAGTCTACTGGTCAATCTGCTGGACCCTGCTTATAGCCTCATCGGACACAGGCATTATTCGTTGCCGCAGATTGCGGGTTTGGCCGCTAACGCTGGGCTTCATGTGGAAACGATGACGGTCAAAGGTGGGATTTTCGAGTCCCTGTTCATCTTGAATCTTTACATAGCCAAATGGATATTCCGCCGCCGCCCCTTTTTCGAGGCGTGGTTTCACCGTGTCTCAGACCGTCGCTATATGGAGCAAGGCGCGGGGACATTCCAAATTTTCGTGAAATTAGCCTCAACTTTAAGACGTCAAGCAGAGGCCCCTGCGGCGTGA
- a CDS encoding MFS transporter produces the protein MILAPLGAILMPTLGISPSQFSLVVSSYAFSAGVAGILSAGFADRFDRKRMLLFFYVGFLIGTLMCALANSFEALLTARIVTGLFGGVIGSVVFAITTDLSESRLVLQPYRRTL, from the coding sequence ATGATTTTGGCGCCACTTGGCGCCATTTTAATGCCTACTCTTGGTATATCGCCATCGCAATTTAGTTTAGTGGTCTCGTCCTATGCCTTTAGTGCTGGAGTGGCCGGAATCTTGTCGGCAGGATTTGCCGATCGCTTTGACCGCAAGCGTATGCTGCTCTTCTTTTACGTGGGATTTCTCATTGGGACGCTCATGTGTGCGCTGGCCAACTCCTTTGAGGCCCTGCTGACGGCACGCATAGTGACGGGTCTGTTCGGTGGCGTGATTGGTTCCGTCGTCTTTGCCATCACGACGGATCTATCGGAAAGTCGGCTAGTACTCCAACCATACCGTAGGACGCTTTAG
- a CDS encoding zinc carboxypeptidase: protein MAPLLDAPRVGDIPEIRTKLPELVELEDIARICQADGSVQVEGTVDAFGFQFPVYSFTFGLGKWTDPTVAFIGGVHGLERIGTNVAISYLRTIVDLIHWDKGLQHLLSKARLLFLPLVNPAGMFATTRANANGVDLMRNSPIDAEEEPNVPLLGGHRKSSKLPWYRGPVGAPMELESQLLIQFIKRELFPSRFSLALDMHSGFGTVDRLWFPYAYSRRPFEHLPLMYALKSKLQRSLPNHVYIMEPQSLQYTTHGDLWDYLFLESTKESTGHTLLPVTLEMGSWIWIKKNPRQLFSSLGIFNPVKPHRLQRTLRRHHALLDFMLRAVASHENWANAERINNEYTERAMSLWYGK from the coding sequence ATGGCTCCGCTGCTTGATGCACCGCGTGTCGGCGATATTCCGGAGATCCGCACCAAACTGCCAGAATTAGTTGAACTCGAGGACATTGCCCGTATCTGTCAGGCCGATGGATCGGTGCAGGTTGAGGGTACCGTCGATGCCTTTGGCTTTCAGTTCCCAGTTTATTCCTTCACTTTTGGTCTCGGCAAGTGGACGGATCCTACAGTAGCGTTCATCGGCGGTGTACACGGTCTTGAACGCATTGGCACCAACGTCGCCATCTCATACCTCCGCACGATCGTCGATCTCATTCATTGGGACAAAGGTTTGCAGCATCTCCTGAGTAAGGCGCGTCTACTTTTCCTCCCCCTGGTCAACCCTGCAGGCATGTTTGCCACCACGCGTGCAAATGCCAACGGCGTTGACTTGATGCGCAACTCTCCCATTGATGCCGAAGAGGAACCCAACGTCCCTTTACTCGGTGGCCATCGTAAATCCTCAAAATTGCCTTGGTACCGCGGCCCAGTTGGCGCCCCTATGGAACTCGAGTCACAACTCCTAATCCAGTTTATCAAGCGCGAACTATTCCCATCGCGATTCTCCCTCGCCCTTGATATGCACTCAGGCTTCGGTACGGTCGATCGCCTGTGGTTTCCCTATGCTTACTCGCGCCGTCCTTTTGAGCATTTACCACTGATGTACGCGCTAAAGAGTAAATTGCAGCGCAGTCTACCTAACCACGTCTACATCATGGAACCGCAGTCTCTGCAGTACACGACTCACGGCGATCTGTGGGATTACCTTTTTCTTGAGTCCACGAAAGAGTCGACCGGGCACACTTTGCTACCGGTGACCTTAGAGATGGGATCGTGGATCTGGATTAAAAAAAATCCCCGCCAACTTTTTTCCTCGCTCGGAATTTTTAATCCAGTGAAACCGCATCGATTGCAAAGGACACTCCGCCGTCACCACGCACTGCTTGATTTTATGCTGCGTGCCGTGGCATCGCACGAGAACTGGGCCAACGCCGAGCGGATCAATAACGAGTATACGGAGCGAGCTATGTCCCTCTGGTACGGCAAGTGA
- a CDS encoding 1-acyl-sn-glycerol-3-phosphate acyltransferase — protein sequence MFAAGDRSGLQLRGLADGARHGRDDRSLRQEVYARLRAWARVGVVATVLISIAVISLLARYTTVCDIKRTRRITRLVQLFSRSMLRFLNVQCIIEADAAQDFDNHAGMLIIPNHMSYLDILVINALFPAVFVTSREIEKTPVLGHITKVAGCTFIERRHKRDLHRDIDRLSALLNEGINVTLFPEGTTTAGDHILPFKKSLFEAAIRSKARVVPVCLRYETVGGEAFSHANHDSIAWYGKMKFLPHLLKLVSVKSIVVRLTVLPDMQFRGHRCRKKLADDTRAKIVAHYFV from the coding sequence ATGTTCGCAGCCGGTGATCGATCGGGACTTCAACTGCGCGGACTGGCTGACGGTGCTCGACATGGGCGGGATGACCGCAGCCTACGACAAGAAGTATATGCGCGACTAAGAGCGTGGGCGCGCGTTGGCGTGGTCGCTACGGTGCTCATCTCGATCGCCGTGATCTCGCTGCTGGCTCGCTATACCACGGTATGTGACATCAAGAGAACGCGGCGCATCACGAGATTGGTGCAGTTGTTCTCGCGGTCGATGCTTCGGTTTTTAAATGTTCAGTGCATCATCGAGGCCGATGCGGCGCAGGATTTTGACAACCATGCCGGGATGCTGATCATCCCCAATCATATGTCGTATCTCGATATCCTCGTCATCAACGCGCTTTTCCCCGCAGTGTTCGTGACATCGCGCGAGATTGAGAAAACGCCGGTGCTAGGGCACATCACTAAGGTGGCAGGGTGTACCTTCATTGAAAGGCGGCACAAGCGCGATCTGCATCGCGATATCGATCGGTTGTCGGCCCTCCTTAACGAAGGCATCAACGTCACACTTTTTCCTGAAGGCACAACGACGGCTGGGGATCATATCTTGCCCTTCAAGAAATCGTTATTTGAAGCGGCAATACGCAGTAAAGCGCGTGTGGTGCCGGTATGCCTACGCTATGAGACTGTGGGCGGCGAAGCTTTCTCTCATGCCAATCACGACTCCATCGCTTGGTACGGCAAGATGAAATTCCTGCCGCATCTACTCAAGTTGGTGAGCGTGAAATCCATCGTTGTGCGTCTCACGGTCCTGCCCGATATGCAATTCCGCGGACACCGATGCCGCAAGAAGTTGGCCGATGATACGCGGGCAAAAATTGTCGCACATTACTTCGTCTAG
- a CDS encoding aminodeoxychorismate/anthranilate synthase component II, translating to MRVALVDHYDSFTFNVIDWLTGLDSAVTVDYLTFDDPAGIARLRGNPCPLVVSPGPKRPEDAGATLALVKDWLGKVPILGICLGHQILAVATGGQVVRAKDPHHGATRRLHMSDAPGLLAGLASGVEVASYNSLVVAPGTLAPNWQINAVCGHGEIQAMSRIVQGEAPAFGLQFHPESFLSEGAAQMRLNWLSAMGMGQHSAIAPLAMPS from the coding sequence ATGCGTGTGGCACTTGTAGATCATTATGACAGCTTTACCTTCAACGTCATAGACTGGTTGACCGGTTTGGATTCTGCCGTGACCGTTGATTACCTGACTTTTGACGACCCTGCCGGCATCGCCCGTCTGCGCGGCAACCCTTGCCCACTGGTCGTGTCGCCTGGGCCCAAGCGCCCCGAGGACGCAGGTGCTACTTTGGCATTAGTCAAAGACTGGCTTGGAAAGGTGCCGATTCTAGGCATTTGCCTGGGCCATCAGATTCTTGCCGTAGCTACCGGCGGTCAGGTTGTTCGCGCCAAAGACCCGCATCACGGGGCGACGCGTCGCCTACATATGAGTGACGCGCCAGGACTTCTTGCCGGATTAGCCTCGGGGGTGGAGGTGGCCAGTTATAATTCGCTGGTCGTTGCACCTGGTACCCTCGCGCCCAACTGGCAGATCAATGCCGTTTGTGGTCACGGTGAGATCCAGGCGATGAGCCGCATCGTGCAGGGGGAGGCGCCCGCCTTTGGCCTGCAGTTTCATCCTGAGTCTTTTCTCAGCGAAGGTGCAGCCCAAATGCGGCTTAACTGGCTAAGTGCGATGGGTATGGGTCAGCACTCGGCGATTGCACCCTTGGCCATGCCCTCGTAG
- a CDS encoding GNAT family N-acetyltransferase: MLSTLVRDNVAPLVPNFIRPWTILRGGANEFVRKVEVDFKVRDYRVKTVESPSELKQVLALRRSVFHYEFAGKWLSLRSDQDEFDVHADHLAIFDEKAGVVAGVYRLIASEFAAPFYSATEFDISQFLGSSGSKLELSRACIDRHYRNGVVITLLWRGIAEYAKRAKIDYLFGLSSINTVDLRRIAEIHRYFTDSGIVSDAFGIAPRGKYRIDGFEQAFARTTAGKGEAPEAMPALFKTYIKAGAKVCSQPVIDRDFNCADWLTVLDMGGMTAAYDKKYMRD; the protein is encoded by the coding sequence ATGCTGTCTACCTTGGTTCGCGATAATGTAGCACCTTTGGTGCCTAATTTTATCCGTCCATGGACCATACTTCGTGGCGGAGCTAACGAGTTCGTGCGCAAGGTTGAGGTGGACTTTAAGGTGCGCGACTACCGTGTCAAAACGGTCGAGTCGCCCAGTGAACTCAAACAGGTGTTAGCCCTGCGCCGCTCAGTGTTTCATTACGAGTTTGCCGGTAAATGGCTGAGCCTTCGGAGTGATCAGGACGAGTTTGATGTACATGCTGACCATTTAGCTATCTTTGACGAGAAGGCTGGTGTCGTGGCTGGCGTCTACAGATTGATTGCGAGTGAATTTGCGGCGCCTTTTTACTCTGCGACGGAATTTGATATTAGTCAGTTCCTGGGTTCATCTGGCTCTAAACTTGAGCTGAGCCGTGCTTGCATCGATCGCCATTACCGTAACGGCGTGGTGATCACCCTGCTTTGGCGCGGTATTGCTGAGTATGCCAAGCGTGCCAAGATCGACTATCTGTTTGGACTCAGCAGTATCAACACGGTGGATCTGCGCCGGATTGCCGAGATTCATCGCTACTTCACCGATAGTGGCATCGTCAGTGACGCCTTCGGTATTGCGCCTCGCGGGAAATACCGCATCGACGGTTTCGAGCAAGCTTTCGCGCGCACTACGGCCGGTAAGGGGGAAGCTCCTGAGGCTATGCCGGCACTATTCAAGACCTATATTAAAGCTGGAGCTAAGGTATGTTCGCAGCCGGTGATCGATCGGGACTTCAACTGCGCGGACTGGCTGACGGTGCTCGACATGGGCGGGATGACCGCAGCCTACGACAAGAAGTATATGCGCGACTAA
- a CDS encoding prepilin peptidase produces the protein MIFSWTQYLSSGFTWAAVVLGAVIGSFLNVCILRVPEGTFLEHQRSICPACGTPIPWYLNIPVVSWFMLGGRARCCRAKISLQYPAVEAFTAALFAVIYWRFPFMVETGFGYQIDYANLLRSLHAAVFCSVLIVCSVIDLRLMIIPDVISLPMVALTPLVVYLHPDLDWISASLGVVLGGGSLYAIAWLYWLVRREVGMGMGDVKLLAAMGGWLGYQAILPTVLYGSVAGALTGLLLMLVTRKLTLRSAIPFGPFLALGAIIHLFAGPFIQQAMLAPLVDR, from the coding sequence ATGATTTTTTCTTGGACTCAATACCTGAGCTCGGGGTTCACCTGGGCGGCAGTCGTGCTCGGTGCCGTGATCGGTAGTTTCCTTAACGTCTGCATCCTCCGCGTGCCTGAGGGCACCTTTTTAGAGCACCAGCGCTCTATCTGCCCAGCCTGCGGCACCCCAATCCCCTGGTACCTCAATATTCCGGTCGTGAGCTGGTTTATGCTCGGCGGCCGTGCCCGCTGCTGCCGTGCCAAGATCAGCCTACAATATCCGGCGGTTGAAGCATTCACAGCGGCTTTATTTGCCGTTATATACTGGCGTTTTCCGTTTATGGTGGAGACTGGATTTGGCTACCAGATTGATTACGCTAACTTGCTGCGTAGCCTCCACGCCGCGGTATTCTGCAGCGTCCTCATCGTCTGTTCGGTGATCGACTTGCGGCTCATGATCATCCCGGACGTGATCAGCTTGCCGATGGTAGCCCTGACCCCCTTAGTGGTCTATTTGCATCCTGATTTGGATTGGATCAGCGCTTCGTTAGGAGTCGTCCTCGGGGGTGGCAGCCTTTACGCCATCGCTTGGCTTTATTGGCTCGTGCGGCGTGAGGTCGGCATGGGTATGGGCGACGTTAAGCTTCTCGCGGCCATGGGAGGATGGCTCGGATACCAAGCGATCTTGCCGACGGTCCTTTACGGTTCGGTGGCAGGGGCGCTGACCGGACTTCTGCTTATGCTCGTGACGCGCAAGCTAACCCTGCGGTCAGCCATTCCTTTTGGGCCTTTTCTCGCCCTAGGTGCTATAATTCATTTATTCGCTGGACCGTTCATTCAGCAGGCCATGTTGGCACCGCTTGTTGATCGTTAA
- a CDS encoding acyl-CoA thioesterase, giving the protein MSARAPSHSATHQEHLVRPQHTNAMGSVFGGEVVSWVDIAAATCAMRHCDRPVVTASIDAMAFLSPVHVGWIVCLDASVNYTGKTSCEIGVRVTATNPVTGEKHHTASAYLTFVALDSYGRPTAIPPVQPVTEADKRRYHEAQARRKARLELKAALAARDASGGVP; this is encoded by the coding sequence ATGTCAGCTAGAGCCCCAAGCCACAGTGCGACTCATCAAGAGCATTTGGTGCGCCCCCAGCATACCAATGCCATGGGATCGGTATTTGGTGGTGAGGTCGTTTCCTGGGTCGATATTGCTGCTGCCACCTGCGCCATGCGGCATTGTGACCGTCCCGTCGTGACAGCCTCCATTGATGCCATGGCCTTTTTATCGCCAGTCCACGTTGGGTGGATCGTCTGTCTCGATGCGAGCGTCAACTATACGGGTAAAACGAGCTGCGAAATTGGTGTGCGGGTGACGGCAACCAACCCAGTTACCGGCGAAAAACATCACACGGCTAGTGCTTATCTGACTTTTGTTGCTCTCGACAGCTATGGTCGTCCAACCGCGATTCCGCCGGTGCAGCCGGTGACAGAAGCGGACAAGAGGCGGTACCACGAGGCCCAGGCACGGCGGAAGGCGCGTCTCGAACTCAAGGCGGCCCTGGCGGCTAGGGATGCGAGCGGTGGGGTACCATGA
- a CDS encoding GGDEF domain-containing protein has protein sequence MTEEKHVADHLAILRGLNEAAKTLSGAPGPRALYRRMGEVLMQQFHIRQFDCAKISKSGGRVSLKRRRVNVPGAQSISDQDLDKVSAIISEAGALGGELRDGVSEIRVGDTVLQLAVADDPRSRAGTLLLWELPTATSETTQLQKLQLDHLVRIVQNEGRWLRKLDKTQAELYRDELTGLYNYRYLEIAIDHELRRADRFQTNFCLLFIDLDSFKPINDRHGHCSGSSVLKQVADVLRDAVREIDIPIRYGGDEFVVLLLGATCSKGVLAAERVRRHIEAKEFRMEDGATARLTASIGVAAYPEHARDRASLLRLADETMYSSKRSGKNRVTVVSRDAQEGEQNVS, from the coding sequence ATGACTGAGGAAAAGCATGTGGCGGACCATTTGGCTATCCTTCGCGGCTTAAACGAGGCTGCCAAAACGCTCTCGGGTGCGCCTGGTCCAAGAGCGCTCTACCGACGCATGGGCGAGGTACTCATGCAGCAATTTCATATCCGGCAATTTGACTGTGCCAAGATCAGCAAGTCAGGCGGCAGGGTGAGCCTCAAGCGCCGCCGGGTCAACGTGCCCGGTGCTCAATCGATCAGCGATCAGGACTTGGATAAGGTGTCCGCCATCATCAGTGAGGCCGGAGCGCTCGGCGGCGAGCTCCGTGATGGGGTGAGTGAGATTAGGGTAGGTGACACGGTTTTGCAGTTGGCAGTTGCTGATGATCCACGCAGTCGTGCGGGGACGCTCTTACTGTGGGAGTTGCCAACGGCCACGAGCGAGACCACCCAGTTGCAGAAGTTGCAGCTAGATCACCTAGTACGCATCGTGCAGAACGAAGGCCGTTGGTTAAGGAAGCTCGATAAGACTCAGGCTGAGCTTTACCGTGACGAACTGACTGGCCTCTACAACTATCGCTATCTTGAAATTGCGATCGATCACGAGTTGCGGCGGGCTGATCGCTTCCAAACTAACTTCTGCCTGCTTTTTATTGATCTCGATAGCTTCAAGCCCATCAACGATCGTCATGGCCACTGCTCGGGTAGTTCGGTACTCAAACAAGTTGCTGACGTGCTGCGAGACGCCGTACGCGAGATCGATATTCCCATTCGGTATGGGGGCGATGAATTTGTTGTCTTGCTGCTCGGGGCTACCTGCTCCAAAGGTGTCTTGGCGGCAGAACGGGTGCGCCGTCACATTGAGGCCAAGGAATTCCGTATGGAAGACGGTGCCACAGCCAGACTCACGGCCTCGATAGGCGTAGCTGCCTACCCAGAACATGCGCGGGATCGAGCAAGTCTCCTGCGGCTCGCCGATGAAACCATGTACAGCAGCAAGCGCAGCGGCAAGAACCGAGTCACCGTAGTCAGTCGCGACGCCCAAGAAGGAGAGCAGAATGTCAGCTAG